Proteins encoded by one window of Natronomonas salsuginis:
- the hisH gene encoding imidazole glycerol phosphate synthase subunit HisH yields the protein MSITQRTAEVVLVDYGLGNLRSVTRGLERAGADVTLSDDPADFDAADGIVLPGVGAFSEGMENAGPFRDALVDAAEAGRPLFGICLGMQMLLTSSEESETVGQGDVTGLDLVPGTNLRFDQGQKVPHMGWNELAVSREHPIAEGIDGEYAYFVHSYYADPDDENAIVATTDYGVEFPAIIANEAGNVFGTQFHPEKSGETGLRILRNFVQYCLE from the coding sequence ATGAGCATCACCCAGCGAACCGCGGAGGTCGTCCTCGTCGATTACGGGCTCGGCAACCTCCGGAGCGTCACCCGCGGGCTGGAGCGCGCCGGCGCCGACGTGACGCTTTCGGACGATCCGGCCGACTTCGACGCCGCCGACGGCATCGTGTTACCGGGCGTCGGCGCGTTCAGCGAGGGCATGGAGAACGCCGGGCCGTTCCGCGACGCGCTCGTCGACGCGGCCGAGGCGGGACGCCCGCTGTTCGGCATCTGTCTCGGTATGCAGATGCTTCTCACCTCGAGTGAGGAGTCGGAGACGGTCGGGCAGGGCGATGTCACGGGCCTCGATCTCGTTCCGGGGACGAACCTCCGATTCGACCAGGGGCAGAAAGTGCCCCACATGGGGTGGAACGAACTGGCTGTCTCGCGCGAGCACCCGATCGCCGAGGGAATCGATGGCGAGTACGCCTACTTCGTCCATTCGTATTACGCCGATCCGGACGACGAGAACGCCATCGTCGCGACGACCGACTACGGCGTCGAGTTCCCCGCGATCATCGCGAACGAGGCCGGGAACGTCTTTGGTACGCAGTTCCACCCCGAGAAATCCGGCGAGACGGGGCTTCGGATCCTGCGGAACTTCGTGCAGTACTGTCTGGAGTGA
- a CDS encoding fumarylacetoacetate hydrolase family protein yields the protein MKLGQFELPDHTAARAGAITEDGVVDLADAGEQAGVALPSETCELFDVWNWREKVELAVKYATETGEAIHAREDVTATAPITDPQKVIAIGLNYMDHADEGNMDLPGSPLIFSKFPQAIVGPNDAVEWDPELTAEVDYEAELVAVIGDRARNVDVDEALEYVAGYTVGNDVSARDLQMSDEQWVRGKSLDTFAPLGPHIVTPEELDDVESLDIWTEVNGERLQDANTEQLIFSIAELVSFCSEAFTLEPGDVIFTGTPDGVGYFRDPRITLDDGDTMTVAVEGIGELTNECRHTE from the coding sequence ATGAAACTGGGCCAATTCGAACTACCTGACCACACAGCGGCGAGAGCGGGAGCGATCACCGAGGACGGTGTCGTCGATCTGGCCGACGCCGGCGAGCAAGCTGGCGTGGCGCTCCCGAGCGAGACGTGCGAGCTCTTCGACGTCTGGAACTGGCGCGAGAAAGTCGAACTTGCCGTCAAGTACGCAACGGAAACCGGCGAGGCGATCCACGCTCGCGAGGACGTCACTGCGACCGCGCCGATCACGGATCCGCAGAAGGTCATCGCCATCGGCCTGAACTACATGGATCACGCCGACGAGGGTAACATGGATCTCCCCGGTTCGCCGCTGATCTTCTCGAAGTTTCCACAGGCGATCGTCGGCCCGAACGACGCGGTCGAGTGGGATCCGGAGCTAACCGCGGAGGTCGACTACGAGGCCGAACTGGTGGCGGTCATCGGCGATCGCGCCCGCAACGTCGATGTCGACGAGGCGCTGGAGTACGTCGCCGGCTACACCGTCGGCAACGATGTCTCCGCGCGCGATCTGCAGATGTCGGACGAGCAGTGGGTTCGCGGCAAGAGCCTCGACACGTTCGCCCCGCTTGGCCCGCACATCGTCACACCCGAGGAGCTCGACGACGTCGAGTCGCTCGACATCTGGACGGAGGTCAACGGCGAGCGCCTGCAGGACGCGAACACCGAGCAGCTGATCTTCTCGATCGCCGAACTCGTCTCCTTTTGTAGCGAGGCGTTCACGCTCGAACCCGGTGACGTAATCTTCACCGGAACCCCCGACGGTGTCGGCTACTTCCGTGATCCGCGCATCACGCTGGACGACGGGGACACGATGACAGTCGCCGTCGAGGGGATCGGCGAACTCACGAACGAGTGTCGCCACACCGAGTAG
- the phnC gene encoding phosphonate ABC transporter ATP-binding protein, translating to MLIVSELQKTYPTGDEALKGVDLSVEGSETVAMIGPSGAGKSTFIRCINRLTEPTAGTVELDGEDLTGLDDEALRAARRDIGMIFQEYNLVERLTVMENVLTGRLGYVSAWAAFRRNFPPDAIERAYEILDRVGLGEMADKRVDELSGGQRQRVGIARAVIQDPKILLVDEPTSSLDPETSETVMKLLTEIAAEREVPVLINIHEVDLAIEHADRIVGLHDGELVFEGTPGDLDEHGLDTVYRGADPRGTDSHDVGDAERADDRLVLNKTEPANGGL from the coding sequence ATGCTGATCGTCTCCGAACTACAGAAGACCTATCCGACCGGCGACGAGGCCCTGAAGGGCGTCGATCTCTCGGTCGAGGGCAGCGAGACCGTGGCGATGATCGGTCCGAGCGGCGCCGGCAAGAGCACCTTCATCCGGTGTATCAACCGGCTCACCGAACCGACCGCCGGCACCGTCGAACTCGACGGGGAGGATCTGACCGGTCTCGATGACGAGGCACTTCGCGCGGCACGCCGCGACATCGGCATGATATTTCAGGAGTACAACCTCGTCGAGCGGCTCACCGTGATGGAGAACGTGCTAACCGGTCGGCTCGGCTACGTCTCGGCGTGGGCGGCCTTCCGCCGGAACTTCCCGCCGGACGCGATCGAACGGGCCTACGAGATTCTCGATCGGGTCGGCCTCGGTGAGATGGCCGACAAACGCGTCGACGAGCTCTCGGGCGGGCAACGACAGCGGGTCGGCATCGCACGAGCGGTGATTCAAGACCCGAAGATCCTGCTCGTTGACGAGCCGACATCCAGCCTCGATCCGGAGACCTCCGAGACAGTGATGAAACTACTGACCGAAATCGCCGCCGAGCGCGAGGTTCCCGTCCTCATCAACATCCACGAGGTGGACTTGGCGATCGAACACGCCGACCGGATCGTCGGCCTTCACGACGGTGAACTCGTCTTCGAGGGAACGCCGGGCGACCTCGACGAACACGGGCTCGACACCGTGTACCGTGGCGCGGATCCGAGGGGCACGGATTCGCACGACGTAGGCGATGCCGAGCGGGCCGACGACCGTCTCGTGCTCAATAAAACCGAACCGGCGAACGGGGGGCTCTGA
- a CDS encoding nitric oxide synthase oxygenase encodes MLDSLAQHERALSGPIPEYSEEELRERARSFISQCYEELEREWVIDFRLAEIDREISQKGTYTHTEEELTHGARIAWRNSNRCIGRLFWQSLEVIDERDLNTPEEVHQACCQHIEHARNGGTIRPTITIFQPDTPCTDRVRIWNYQLLRYAGYETDDGIVGDPAEVEFTRYCQSKEWEGNGGPFDPLPHVIQVGNDEPELFDVPPDLFEEVEITHPDYDWFADLGLRWYDVPIVSNMRLEIGGISYTAAPFNGWYMSTEIGARNFADEDRYDMLAAIGDQLGYDTSENRSLWKDEALVELNRAVIHSFDAAGVKTVDHHTASEQFGQFERNEERAGRDVTGDRSWLLPPMSSATTHVFDQTYETTVNTPNFFYMPEELTKE; translated from the coding sequence ATGCTTGATTCACTTGCCCAACATGAGCGGGCGCTCAGCGGGCCAATTCCAGAGTACAGTGAAGAGGAGCTGCGTGAGCGGGCCCGCTCGTTCATCTCACAGTGTTATGAGGAGCTTGAGAGAGAGTGGGTCATCGACTTCCGGCTTGCCGAGATAGACCGTGAAATCTCGCAAAAAGGGACGTATACCCACACCGAAGAAGAACTGACTCATGGGGCGCGGATAGCGTGGCGCAACAGCAATCGGTGTATTGGACGGTTGTTCTGGCAGTCGCTGGAGGTTATCGACGAACGAGACCTCAATACCCCTGAAGAGGTTCACCAAGCGTGCTGTCAGCACATCGAACACGCCAGGAACGGTGGCACGATCCGTCCGACGATTACCATCTTCCAGCCTGACACACCATGCACTGATCGAGTCCGAATCTGGAACTATCAGCTACTTCGGTACGCCGGGTACGAAACTGACGACGGGATCGTCGGTGACCCAGCCGAGGTCGAGTTTACTCGCTACTGCCAATCGAAGGAGTGGGAAGGCAACGGCGGGCCGTTTGACCCCCTCCCACACGTGATCCAAGTCGGTAACGACGAGCCAGAACTGTTCGACGTCCCACCGGATCTGTTCGAAGAGGTGGAGATTACTCACCCGGACTACGACTGGTTTGCCGATCTTGGCCTTCGCTGGTACGACGTGCCGATTGTCTCAAACATGCGGCTCGAAATCGGTGGAATCAGTTACACCGCTGCACCGTTCAATGGGTGGTACATGAGTACCGAAATTGGCGCACGGAACTTCGCTGACGAGGACAGATACGACATGCTGGCGGCAATCGGCGACCAACTCGGGTACGACACCTCAGAAAATCGCTCGCTCTGGAAAGACGAAGCACTGGTTGAACTCAATCGGGCGGTGATACACTCTTTCGACGCCGCGGGCGTGAAAACCGTCGATCATCACACTGCGAGCGAGCAGTTTGGCCAGTTCGAACGAAACGAAGAACGTGCTGGGCGAGATGTGACTGGTGACCGTAGCTGGCTGCTCCCCCCGATGAGCTCTGCGACGACACACGTGTTCGACCAAACCTACGAGACGACAGTGAACACGCCGAACTTCTTTTATATGCCCGAGGAACTCACAAAGGAGTAG
- a CDS encoding DUF5786 family protein, giving the protein MGFGSYDESEQGNHDIDTDDLDEDGPKMAAAHDGELNFEYDDASSEDLLEAYEEFKSR; this is encoded by the coding sequence ATGGGGTTCGGTAGCTACGACGAGTCCGAACAGGGAAATCACGACATCGACACCGACGATCTGGACGAGGACGGGCCGAAGATGGCGGCGGCCCACGACGGTGAACTCAACTTCGAGTACGACGACGCCTCCAGTGAAGATCTGCTCGAGGCCTACGAGGAGTTCAAAAGCCGGTGA
- a CDS encoding MBL fold metallo-hydrolase, whose product MDVYNVTADADVFTCNAYLVEGERTVLVDAGAWSGVVDAVKSHTDALDAIMLTHQHSDHIAELDAVLDAFDAPLYAYADHPRREGELDDDDQVFIGDEPFDVVYTPGHADDHVAFVSETTLFSGDVVVHDDGAFDYGSFGRTDMPGQSRERLIESIKALLEVMGDDIEHMYTGHGDEFHGDVRDVVETALGRAKKRQPKYPE is encoded by the coding sequence ATGGACGTATATAACGTCACGGCGGACGCGGACGTATTCACCTGCAACGCCTACCTCGTCGAGGGCGAGCGGACGGTACTCGTCGACGCGGGGGCGTGGAGCGGCGTCGTCGACGCCGTCAAATCGCACACCGACGCGCTCGATGCGATCATGTTGACGCACCAACACAGCGACCACATCGCCGAACTCGACGCCGTGCTCGACGCGTTCGACGCGCCGCTGTACGCCTACGCCGACCACCCGCGACGCGAGGGCGAACTCGACGACGACGATCAGGTGTTCATCGGCGACGAGCCGTTCGACGTCGTCTACACGCCCGGCCACGCCGACGACCACGTCGCGTTCGTCTCCGAGACGACGCTGTTCAGCGGCGACGTCGTCGTCCACGACGACGGCGCGTTTGACTACGGGAGCTTCGGGCGAACGGACATGCCCGGCCAGTCCAGAGAGCGACTCATCGAGAGCATCAAAGCGCTGTTGGAGGTCATGGGCGACGACATCGAACACATGTACACCGGTCACGGCGATGAGTTCCACGGCGACGTCCGGGACGTCGTCGAGACGGCGCTCGGGCGCGCGAAGAAGCGTCAGCCGAAGTACCCGGAGTGA
- a CDS encoding endonuclease dU has translation MNAGRRALGIAESYRGIDDGATSTLGGAVVRANRAVDDFALTTCLVGGRDATDAVADLWNRLDRPDVRYVFVAGVAPAWYNLLDLDALAAATDRPVLAISFEASDGLESGIEDAFDGDERAARLDAYRSLPDRFRLRVDDAPLFVRSVGLDEPDAAAVVEAYTHERRPEPLRVARALARRVDAARRDGRLASE, from the coding sequence GTGAACGCCGGCCGCCGAGCGCTCGGGATCGCCGAATCGTACCGGGGAATCGACGACGGAGCGACGAGTACGCTCGGCGGTGCCGTCGTCCGCGCGAACCGCGCCGTCGACGATTTCGCGCTCACGACGTGTCTCGTCGGGGGGCGCGACGCGACCGACGCCGTCGCCGATCTGTGGAACCGACTCGACCGCCCCGACGTCCGATACGTCTTCGTCGCGGGCGTCGCCCCGGCGTGGTACAATCTTCTCGACCTCGACGCGCTGGCGGCCGCGACCGACCGCCCCGTGCTGGCGATCTCCTTCGAAGCGAGCGACGGCCTCGAATCGGGCATCGAGGACGCCTTCGACGGCGACGAGCGCGCGGCGCGTCTCGACGCCTACCGCTCGCTCCCGGACCGCTTTCGGCTCCGCGTCGACGACGCGCCACTGTTCGTCAGGAGCGTCGGCCTCGACGAGCCGGACGCGGCTGCCGTCGTCGAGGCGTACACCCACGAGCGCCGGCCGGAGCCGCTTCGGGTCGCGCGAGCGCTCGCCCGACGGGTCGACGCCGCCCGTCGCGACGGTCGACTCGCCTCCGAGTGA
- a CDS encoding MmgE/PrpD family protein, with translation MLSLRVTRTSGINERKGIASGNATRNGVYVCLLAENGIEGPTDLSESQKGWKQIIGGEFDLDISPECSQYGDSQSEHFNALSRDATQRKVYGRRTLRANGLDDHYRRDCRLVPSN, from the coding sequence GTGCTGTCACTCCGGGTGACGCGAACCAGCGGCATCAACGAGCGGAAGGGTATCGCGAGCGGGAACGCGACCCGCAACGGGGTTTATGTCTGTCTACTGGCCGAGAACGGTATAGAGGGTCCGACAGACCTCTCCGAGAGCCAGAAGGGCTGGAAGCAAATCATCGGCGGTGAGTTCGACCTGGACATCAGTCCCGAGTGCTCGCAGTACGGCGATTCTCAGAGTGAACATTTCAACGCGCTATCAAGAGATGCGACTCAACGGAAAGTGTACGGTCGTCGCACACTTCGAGCAAACGGGCTGGACGATCACTACCGACGAGATTGTCGGTTAGTCCCGTCGAACTAA
- the phnD gene encoding phosphate/phosphite/phosphonate ABC transporter substrate-binding protein: MLADDSEFEFSDPNWAENNYLSSALIDAGYERGQRADLERMGSREVDEVPHGDPVREAPSDESEYLDPDTLVFTESPSEDVEGRYEEDFEAVFDRIREETGKEVEYSRVDSYAASVEAMRSERAHIANFSTGATAFAVNLAGAVPFAVGLASDGAFGYRLFATTRAEAHDIQSVDDFARENVTIAHAEESSNSGHQAPSALFDQKFDVTPGEDYEVNFSGGHSNTARGIAAGDYDAGPICSTCLKDTVEGDSSLDFDDFKVVWASNPFPNGPITYRYNLHPDIVEGIKAAWLDSDFSGTDYAARTDYTEFLPIEYRRHWYDIVTIQGYNDVQYEQGALSE; this comes from the coding sequence TTGCTCGCCGACGATAGCGAGTTCGAGTTCTCCGATCCGAACTGGGCCGAGAACAACTACCTCTCCTCTGCGCTGATCGACGCTGGGTACGAACGGGGCCAGCGTGCCGATCTCGAACGCATGGGCAGCCGCGAGGTCGACGAGGTCCCACACGGCGACCCGGTCCGTGAAGCGCCGAGCGACGAGAGCGAGTACCTCGACCCCGACACACTCGTCTTCACCGAGAGCCCCAGCGAGGACGTGGAGGGTCGCTACGAGGAGGATTTCGAGGCCGTCTTCGATCGCATCCGCGAAGAGACAGGCAAGGAAGTCGAGTACAGCCGCGTCGACAGCTATGCAGCTTCCGTCGAGGCGATGCGCTCGGAACGTGCCCACATCGCCAACTTTTCGACCGGCGCAACGGCGTTCGCGGTCAACCTCGCCGGTGCAGTCCCGTTCGCCGTCGGCCTCGCCAGCGACGGGGCGTTCGGATATCGGCTGTTCGCGACGACGCGGGCCGAGGCCCACGACATCCAGAGCGTCGACGACTTCGCCCGTGAGAATGTGACCATCGCCCACGCCGAAGAGTCCTCAAACTCCGGGCACCAGGCCCCCTCGGCGCTGTTCGACCAGAAGTTCGACGTAACGCCCGGAGAGGACTACGAGGTAAACTTCTCGGGTGGCCACTCCAACACCGCCCGCGGGATCGCCGCCGGCGACTACGACGCCGGCCCCATCTGTTCGACCTGTCTGAAAGACACCGTCGAAGGTGACAGCAGCCTCGATTTCGACGATTTCAAAGTCGTTTGGGCCTCCAATCCGTTCCCGAACGGCCCGATCACCTACCGGTACAACCTCCATCCCGATATCGTCGAGGGGATCAAAGCGGCTTGGCTCGACAGCGACTTCTCGGGCACGGACTACGCCGCACGGACCGACTACACCGAATTCCTCCCGATCGAGTACCGCCGACACTGGTACGATATCGTGACGATTCAGGGATACAACGACGTCCAGTACGAACAAGGCGCACTGAGTGAGTAA
- a CDS encoding uracil-DNA glycosylase, whose translation MTDEIDVTDCTRCPALCDSRSRIVNGVGPTDASLLFVGEAPGRQEDETGEPFVGRSGDVLDEALRDRGLARRDVRITNCVRCRPPDNRDPRAEELANCRPYLDHEIDAIDPEVIVALGKVPSEHLLGRSVAVTAEAGSLHDVSIAGTPRRTLVCVHPAATLYDPGQRETFTAALDAAVEFVDGGDQSRLGDF comes from the coding sequence GTGACTGATGAGATCGACGTGACCGACTGCACCCGGTGTCCGGCGCTGTGCGACTCGCGGAGCCGCATCGTCAACGGCGTCGGGCCGACGGACGCGTCGCTGTTGTTCGTCGGTGAGGCCCCTGGCCGACAGGAGGACGAGACGGGCGAGCCGTTCGTCGGCCGCTCCGGCGACGTGCTCGACGAGGCGCTCCGCGACCGCGGACTCGCCCGCCGCGACGTCCGGATCACGAACTGCGTCCGGTGTCGCCCCCCGGACAACCGCGATCCGCGCGCCGAGGAACTGGCGAACTGTCGGCCATATCTCGACCACGAGATCGACGCGATCGACCCCGAGGTGATCGTGGCGCTCGGGAAGGTCCCCTCCGAGCACCTCCTCGGCCGATCGGTCGCGGTGACCGCCGAGGCGGGGTCGCTCCACGACGTGTCGATCGCCGGGACGCCGCGGCGCACCCTCGTCTGCGTCCATCCCGCCGCGACGCTGTACGATCCGGGTCAGCGCGAGACGTTCACCGCGGCGCTCGACGCGGCGGTCGAGTTCGTCGACGGCGGCGACCAATCGCGGCTTGGCGACTTCTGA